The following are encoded together in the Spiroplasma apis B31 genome:
- a CDS encoding alpha/beta hydrolase — MTKTTKKYKYNFSRVFSTIMLFPIVAIISKRRFNNFRDFCFTYPRFGRYQGNNEYYKKIPTETNTLEYHYWDLEKMNLKFKSFEKDELEEYQIQTDKGNISCLKAIVNNSSKWVFGLHGWTEDKYLGLRLVRHFYEKGYNILTFDSFAHGKSYGENTDIGYSSIEMMDAIIEDLKKTHKVTSIGLIGNSMGASTSILYSQKGNYKDLISWVVSDCGFSSIKLQYRYYIQNNLFKKPWWIVSFGYTKKLSKLTKTNQNKYNLLKYMNLNKNIPIFFVHGKGDTFIAYEMSWDMYEKKVKSEPNPPISKIWTPEGSEHVYMISDYYSEYITRTLEFAKESEKLINEK; from the coding sequence ATGACAAAAACAACTAAAAAATATAAGTACAATTTCAGTAGAGTATTTTCGACAATTATGTTATTTCCTATAGTCGCTATCATTTCCAAGAGAAGGTTCAATAACTTCAGAGACTTTTGTTTTACTTACCCGAGATTTGGTAGATATCAAGGTAATAATGAATATTATAAAAAAATACCCACAGAAACAAATACATTAGAATACCACTATTGAGACTTAGAAAAAATGAACTTAAAATTTAAATCATTTGAAAAAGATGAACTCGAAGAATATCAAATTCAAACCGATAAAGGTAATATAAGTTGTTTAAAAGCAATAGTAAATAATTCTAGCAAATGAGTTTTTGGTTTGCATGGCTGAACTGAAGATAAATACTTAGGATTAAGATTAGTTAGACACTTTTATGAAAAAGGATATAATATACTAACATTCGACTCATTTGCGCATGGAAAAAGTTATGGTGAAAACACAGATATCGGTTACTCTTCAATTGAAATGATGGATGCAATAATTGAAGATCTTAAAAAGACGCATAAAGTTACATCCATTGGTTTAATAGGAAATAGCATGGGAGCTTCGACATCTATTCTATACTCGCAAAAAGGTAATTATAAAGACCTAATAAGTTGAGTTGTTTCTGATTGTGGATTTAGTAGTATCAAATTGCAATATCGATACTACATACAAAATAACTTATTTAAGAAGCCTTGGTGAATAGTTAGTTTTGGTTATACGAAGAAATTGAGTAAATTGACAAAGACTAATCAAAATAAATACAACTTATTGAAGTATATGAATTTAAACAAGAACATTCCTATATTTTTCGTACATGGAAAAGGAGACACTTTCATTGCATATGAAATGAGTTGAGATATGTATGAAAAAAAGGTTAAGAGCGAACCTAATCCCCCAATTAGTAAAATATGGACACCAGAAGGCTCAGAACACGTTTATATGATTAGTGATTATTACAGTGAATATATAACTAGAACACTAGAATTTGCAAAAGAAAGTGAGAAATTAATAAATGAAAAATAA
- a CDS encoding lipoprotein: MKKLLGLLGAMGMVASTGSAVVSCGNKSKDEAKATLESIVKVKALGEIEIASDAEVPTLDQLLVAIKAKNASSTLTKNDVELDGAATATKAKIKAKADSSKYTGTVEVSYTVKKAAAKATLESVVTKNGLDTIKIASDKEVPTDEQLIEAIKEKNSGIDLTNEVTFEGKTATEATVKAKEESLKYTGTVKVSYKVEKAVEKQTLESVVKEKTLGQIDLGKLGDTPSIEQLISAINGKNASLNLTNSDVEIDGSATETTANLKAKTTSSKYSGTVTVTYTVTNKKTQA; this comes from the coding sequence ATGAAAAAATTATTAGGATTATTAGGGGCAATGGGAATGGTAGCCTCAACAGGATCTGCTGTAGTTTCATGTGGTAATAAATCAAAAGATGAAGCTAAAGCAACTTTAGAAAGTATTGTAAAAGTAAAAGCATTAGGAGAAATAGAAATTGCAAGTGATGCAGAAGTTCCAACTCTTGATCAATTACTAGTAGCAATTAAAGCTAAAAACGCAAGTTCTACTTTAACTAAAAATGATGTTGAATTAGATGGAGCAGCAACAGCTACAAAAGCAAAAATAAAAGCTAAAGCTGATTCATCAAAATATACTGGAACTGTTGAAGTATCATACACAGTTAAAAAAGCAGCAGCAAAAGCAACTTTAGAAAGTGTTGTAACAAAAAACGGTTTAGATACAATCAAAATTGCAAGTGATAAAGAAGTTCCAACTGATGAACAATTAATAGAAGCAATTAAAGAAAAAAATTCAGGAATCGATTTAACTAATGAAGTTACTTTTGAAGGAAAAACTGCTACAGAAGCAACTGTAAAAGCTAAAGAAGAATCATTAAAGTACACTGGAACAGTTAAAGTATCATACAAAGTTGAAAAAGCGGTTGAAAAACAAACTTTAGAAAGTGTTGTAAAAGAAAAAACATTGGGTCAAATTGATTTAGGTAAACTAGGAGACACTCCAAGTATTGAGCAATTAATATCAGCAATTAATGGTAAAAATGCAAGTCTAAATTTAACTAATAGTGATGTTGAAATAGATGGATCAGCTACAGAAACAACAGCAAACTTAAAAGCTAAAACTACTTCATCAAAATATAGTGGAACAGTTACTGTAACATACACAGTCACAAACAAAAAAACACAAGCATAA
- a CDS encoding amino acid permease: protein MKNKKMGFWTVLAMTLTATIGTSIILTYGNVYSLSQNNPLLMIFAWIIGGIIILPETFIMIEPAISFKENGTAYSWLRRANWKIVAFWFGWVLTLFVSAVAIATASLAITNILQEFTNYQNEYLWKFTSILILFFIGGTQIFVKNMSTKSQIVFMVLKTFPILFILILALIYGTKDDLLSSNAMKKNLTEAYIGGAFMIPAITMTMFSYSGTEIPTYVTSDTKEPEKTTPKVILVGVLVVMLVYLIYAVAILSIGSVGENKFLNVFAYTPYWAKIVFNAIAIILFVGGLNSYLVYQTSLVQKMALEKDLSHHFLKESKFSGKPYNSMLLLMIAASFYIIFNEIRDLLGYFSLAVSALKIIMTTNVVYLRLKDKDYKKVYKNWLFWLFVIFSYITCILTLVGSVMIMISGISTKELWKPIVMIILVILILPIGALKYYIQNKIEAKKSNDTNPSPKTLEK from the coding sequence ATGAAAAATAAAAAGATGGGTTTTTGAACAGTACTAGCTATGACATTAACTGCAACCATTGGTACAAGTATAATACTTACTTATGGTAATGTTTATTCTTTAAGTCAAAACAATCCTTTATTGATGATTTTTGCTTGAATTATTGGTGGAATAATAATTCTTCCTGAAACTTTCATAATGATCGAACCAGCAATATCATTTAAAGAAAATGGTACCGCTTATAGTTGACTAAGGAGAGCAAACTGAAAGATTGTTGCCTTTTGGTTTGGATGAGTACTAACACTGTTTGTTTCTGCAGTAGCAATTGCTACTGCCAGTCTAGCGATAACAAACATTTTACAAGAGTTTACAAATTATCAAAACGAGTATCTGTGAAAATTTACGTCAATATTGATATTATTTTTCATTGGTGGTACACAAATATTTGTTAAAAATATGAGTACTAAAAGTCAAATTGTCTTTATGGTTTTAAAAACCTTTCCAATTTTATTCATATTAATATTGGCACTAATTTATGGTACAAAAGATGACTTACTAAGTTCAAACGCTATGAAAAAAAATTTAACAGAAGCTTATATCGGTGGTGCTTTTATGATACCTGCAATTACTATGACTATGTTCTCGTATTCAGGTACAGAAATACCTACATATGTTACTTCTGATACTAAAGAACCCGAGAAAACAACACCAAAAGTTATTTTAGTCGGTGTCCTAGTTGTTATGTTAGTCTATCTAATATATGCAGTTGCTATCTTATCAATTGGTTCAGTTGGTGAAAATAAATTTTTAAATGTTTTTGCATATACTCCATATTGAGCAAAAATAGTATTCAATGCCATTGCTATTATCTTATTTGTTGGTGGCCTTAATTCCTATTTAGTCTATCAAACTAGTTTAGTTCAAAAAATGGCATTAGAAAAAGACTTATCTCACCACTTTTTAAAAGAGTCTAAATTCTCAGGAAAGCCATATAACTCAATGTTGTTGTTGATGATTGCTGCTTCATTTTACATAATATTCAATGAAATTAGAGATTTATTGGGTTACTTTTCCCTTGCAGTTAGTGCTTTGAAAATAATAATGACCACAAACGTTGTTTATTTAAGATTGAAAGACAAAGATTATAAGAAAGTATATAAAAATTGATTGTTTTGGTTGTTTGTAATATTTTCATACATTACTTGCATATTAACTTTGGTTGGTTCAGTCATGATTATGATAAGTGGAATATCAACTAAGGAACTTTGAAAACCGATTGTTATGATTATATTAGTTATTTTGATTCTACCTATTGGGGCTTTAAAATATTATATACAAAATAAAATTGAAGCAAAAAAAAGTAACGACACTAACCCTTCTCCAAAAACACTTGAAAAATAA
- a CDS encoding ABC transporter permease: protein MKPLIKLQIYKFFKNPFNIIFSVIFPIVWNVTIALLWGKYSIKFHGSDINMMNFIMPSIVIFLILSFTIANVPIILGSDRLDKRIKHISLAEGSRKKYLLSLIIFYYCSYLIIFTINLAISLIFFNLEISARMILTLIFLPLFIFYIHFMLSIIIANNTTTLKNNTFVTIIALYALMFLTGATVPTYVLDPKDIWFKYVQYLSPTGCSVVLMQYLCNGLNTGEVWWLYLILIGYTGLLSYLAVKTFKWE, encoded by the coding sequence ATGAAACCGTTGATAAAACTCCAAATCTATAAGTTTTTTAAGAATCCATTCAATATTATTTTTTCTGTTATTTTTCCAATTGTATGAAATGTAACAATAGCACTTTTGTGAGGAAAATATTCTATTAAGTTTCACGGTAGTGATATCAATATGATGAATTTTATTATGCCTTCAATAGTTATTTTTCTGATTTTATCTTTTACGATAGCTAATGTACCTATTATTTTAGGTTCTGATAGATTAGATAAGAGAATCAAACATATATCATTAGCTGAAGGGTCAAGAAAGAAGTATCTATTATCTTTAATTATATTTTATTACTGTTCATATCTTATTATTTTCACTATAAATTTAGCAATTAGCCTAATCTTTTTTAATCTTGAAATCTCGGCCAGAATGATCTTAACTTTAATATTTTTGCCACTATTTATTTTCTATATACATTTCATGTTGTCTATTATCATTGCAAATAATACAACGACTCTAAAAAATAATACATTTGTAACCATTATTGCATTATACGCTCTAATGTTTCTTACAGGAGCAACAGTGCCAACATACGTTTTAGATCCAAAGGATATTTGATTCAAGTATGTGCAATATCTTTCTCCCACTGGGTGCTCAGTAGTTTTAATGCAATATCTTTGCAATGGTTTAAATACTGGGGAAGTTTGATGATTATATTTAATATTGATAGGCTATACTGGTTTGTTAAGTTATCTAGCGGTTAAAACTTTTAAATGAGAGTAA
- a CDS encoding ATP-binding cassette domain-containing protein, which yields MYIIENIKKIYQKKAVLNIKHLTVDDYEHLGIMGVNGSGKSTLGEIILGTKKPTEGTLKIDNKDLRKNAVFQETSFDNEINLKQIANFYNELFKASANIDELFQIFELDDFKKAKYAKLSGGQKQKFKLLISFINKPNLLLLDELTTSLDYQWRKKIINLIKEYLNKNKVTLILVSHDVSEVASLCKRVVYLEKGNIVKDIALGSDYKNNLEILEKENDYETVDKTPNL from the coding sequence ATGTACATAATAGAAAACATTAAAAAAATATATCAAAAAAAAGCTGTATTAAATATAAAACACTTGACAGTAGATGATTATGAACATTTAGGGATAATGGGTGTTAATGGTAGTGGTAAATCAACCTTAGGTGAAATTATTTTAGGTACTAAAAAACCTACAGAAGGAACCTTGAAAATCGATAATAAAGATCTTAGAAAGAATGCTGTTTTTCAAGAAACATCATTTGATAATGAGATCAATTTAAAACAAATTGCAAATTTTTATAATGAATTATTTAAAGCTAGTGCAAATATAGATGAATTATTCCAAATTTTTGAGTTAGATGACTTTAAAAAGGCAAAATATGCAAAGCTTTCTGGTGGTCAGAAGCAAAAGTTCAAGCTGCTAATATCTTTTATTAACAAACCTAATTTATTGTTGTTAGACGAACTAACAACATCCCTCGATTATCAATGAAGAAAAAAAATTATAAATTTAATAAAAGAATATCTTAACAAAAACAAAGTTACATTAATCCTTGTTTCGCATGATGTTAGTGAAGTTGCTAGTCTTTGCAAAAGGGTAGTTTATTTAGAAAAGGGCAACATTGTTAAAGATATTGCTTTAGGTTCAGATTATAAAAATAACTTAGAAATATTAGAAAAGGAAAATGATTATGAAACCGTTGATAAAACTCCAAATCTATAA
- a CDS encoding formate/nitrite transporter family protein yields MDLNNIDKEELLKVEKPLYLFELGYVEALKAVGDTIKFSNMKHFILGILAGIWIGVAFTAAFYASYALSAPSAQKILLGVVFATVLSPIFFVGGQFLTSYFFITFSVIKGSDKVMTLLRAFGFIYLGNIIGQLFFAVLWQFSSFGQDLEMNTYLYNVGVSRLFDIGKSALALSEFNTGNISVKDYAITILKCLFSAMMCGFCVTAALPASKSVKGTNDLCATIFLMSVMIFLFAISGYQHCVANWYLYILILFQAICQNDILMHGIHQHSSIMVFIYLLIFNLLPTLLGNFISAILLGWLLHLINKRMSNRYIAYNGAINDVSRSLKLQKKVEEEYLNSKKNK; encoded by the coding sequence ATGGATTTAAATAATATTGATAAAGAAGAACTTTTAAAAGTTGAAAAACCACTTTATTTATTTGAACTTGGTTATGTTGAAGCGTTAAAAGCTGTTGGCGATACAATAAAATTTTCAAATATGAAACATTTTATATTAGGAATATTAGCTGGAATTTGAATTGGGGTTGCTTTTACTGCTGCATTTTATGCATCATATGCACTATCAGCACCATCTGCACAAAAAATACTATTGGGGGTAGTTTTTGCAACCGTCCTTTCTCCAATCTTTTTTGTTGGTGGTCAGTTTTTAACATCATATTTTTTTATTACTTTTAGTGTCATAAAAGGATCGGATAAAGTGATGACCCTATTAAGAGCTTTTGGCTTTATTTATCTAGGAAATATCATAGGTCAACTATTTTTTGCTGTTCTATGACAATTTAGTAGTTTTGGACAAGATTTAGAAATGAATACTTATTTATATAATGTTGGTGTCTCTAGATTATTTGATATTGGTAAATCAGCATTAGCATTATCAGAATTTAATACAGGAAACATTTCTGTTAAGGATTATGCTATTACTATTCTTAAATGTCTTTTTTCTGCTATGATGTGTGGATTTTGCGTTACTGCTGCATTACCTGCATCTAAGTCTGTAAAAGGTACAAACGACCTTTGTGCAACTATATTTTTAATGTCGGTTATGATTTTCTTATTTGCAATTTCTGGTTATCAACACTGTGTTGCTAATTGATATTTATATATATTAATTTTGTTTCAAGCAATCTGTCAAAACGATATTTTAATGCATGGTATTCATCAACACTCATCCATTATGGTATTTATTTACTTATTAATATTCAATTTACTGCCAACATTGCTTGGAAACTTTATTTCTGCAATATTGCTAGGTTGATTACTACATTTAATTAATAAAAGAATGAGCAATAGATATATAGCTTATAATGGTGCAATCAATGATGTTTCAAGATCTCTAAAACTTCAAAAAAAAGTAGAGGAAGAATATTTAAACTCTAAAAAAAACAAGTAA
- a CDS encoding lipoprotein has protein sequence MKKILNLLSSITLVGSTLVTVVSCSKKNIKNEGSSATNNQKEMIEGAEFMTRLIIGGRHENLNYNLNEVLSSFITPSNTALKLPTAYTYNGKDIDLSKKLNSFKNVLAPGLNAFNNDSYLGVYASYIMGMYDDDFYKNIISPENNKPYFEDTFSDKGNVGNNKKKDNAFGYLAGLNKDINLSSNQERRNLSWGIQDTGALTNFLLNNGLDGGFPGEVNRTKGTDTDPEDKDGGTNASGYLWYNSVISNPNPGSKTNTRETRPNKYDDINKKLKNSNLNITGMSGPNSFGSNIKYNDKDYEFNNTGSLFVNKAGELNVNGNINAIGSMLDNIVETESGALILGELLSYILPIKRITSGYTAQLTQNNGFGMINDAWKGIYNLLKSDEYSGAKTFLEEQGFKLKNKDYLNLDDALSFGLKDNIGFEQLYKTQNNDKEEGKNGTNAKYIIKFIEDIETFYNNLKDNDKNKFAEKIILNSDSPFYNAYKSKLSIIDKDGSLWESVIKKDGSGGIKLLNIIKRVFQDATNDKIKEQVENAKDFMEDIGNSNYSTYSLANKKEYLKRLGYVDGKYEKGSFLQRCFEGLKDSSIPGSIEIAGLLSGFKNIASNEMKELHENVIQYLYEDKYWKQDDIVLSTTSSTSIGGKMEFELTYTGNGDKTSNASTQTKEVNVPENFNPYQTNIKHQQGVANSLKSKIDESRISGEVLVNNKSFGWNWDDDKFIAYDGLGNYNNYKPVNNKYKVVWENISQDPQAPYWVVTSIKCFNENGKQFYNIY, from the coding sequence ATGAAGAAAATATTAAACTTATTATCATCAATAACGCTAGTGGGATCAACACTTGTAACCGTTGTTTCATGTAGTAAAAAGAACATAAAAAACGAAGGTAGTTCAGCAACTAATAATCAAAAAGAAATGATAGAAGGTGCTGAATTTATGACTAGACTTATTATTGGTGGTAGACACGAAAATTTAAACTACAATTTAAATGAAGTCCTTTCAAGCTTTATTACACCATCTAATACTGCACTTAAGTTACCAACAGCATATACCTATAACGGAAAAGATATAGATTTATCTAAAAAACTAAATAGTTTTAAAAACGTATTGGCTCCTGGATTAAACGCATTCAATAATGATAGTTATTTAGGTGTTTATGCTAGTTACATAATGGGTATGTATGATGATGATTTTTATAAAAATATTATATCTCCTGAAAACAATAAACCTTATTTTGAAGATACCTTTTCTGATAAAGGGAATGTTGGAAATAATAAAAAGAAAGATAATGCTTTTGGGTACTTAGCTGGTTTAAATAAAGACATAAATTTATCTTCTAATCAAGAAAGACGAAATCTAAGCTGAGGTATTCAAGATACTGGTGCATTAACAAACTTCTTGTTAAATAACGGTTTAGATGGTGGTTTTCCTGGTGAGGTGAATAGAACAAAAGGTACAGATACTGACCCAGAGGATAAAGATGGTGGAACAAATGCTAGTGGTTACTTATGATACAATAGTGTAATTAGTAATCCTAACCCTGGTTCTAAAACTAATACAAGAGAGACTAGACCCAATAAATATGACGACATAAACAAAAAATTAAAAAATTCAAATTTAAATATAACAGGGATGTCAGGTCCAAATAGTTTTGGATCTAATATTAAATATAATGATAAGGATTATGAATTTAATAATACTGGTTCTCTTTTTGTTAATAAAGCTGGTGAGTTAAATGTCAATGGAAATATAAATGCCATTGGAAGTATGTTAGATAATATTGTAGAAACAGAATCTGGTGCCTTAATATTAGGGGAACTTTTGAGTTATATCTTACCAATTAAAAGAATAACATCAGGTTATACTGCTCAATTAACTCAAAATAATGGTTTTGGTATGATAAATGATGCATGAAAAGGAATTTATAATTTACTTAAGTCTGACGAGTATTCTGGTGCAAAAACATTTTTAGAAGAACAAGGGTTTAAATTAAAAAATAAAGATTATTTAAATTTGGATGATGCTTTATCATTTGGTCTCAAAGACAATATAGGTTTCGAGCAACTTTATAAAACTCAAAATAATGATAAAGAAGAAGGTAAAAACGGAACTAATGCAAAATATATAATTAAGTTCATTGAAGATATTGAAACTTTTTATAATAATTTAAAGGATAATGACAAAAATAAGTTTGCTGAAAAAATTATCCTAAACTCAGATTCCCCTTTTTATAATGCTTATAAATCTAAGTTATCTATAATAGATAAAGACGGATCGTTGTGAGAATCAGTTATTAAAAAAGATGGATCAGGTGGTATAAAACTTTTGAACATCATAAAAAGAGTATTTCAAGATGCAACTAACGATAAAATAAAAGAACAAGTTGAAAATGCAAAAGATTTTATGGAAGATATTGGAAATAGTAATTATAGTACTTATTCATTGGCGAATAAAAAAGAATATCTAAAAAGGTTAGGTTATGTTGATGGTAAATATGAGAAAGGAAGTTTCTTACAAAGATGTTTTGAAGGTTTAAAAGATTCTTCAATACCAGGATCTATTGAAATCGCTGGGTTATTATCTGGATTCAAAAACATTGCATCTAATGAAATGAAAGAATTACATGAAAACGTCATTCAATATTTATATGAAGATAAATATTGAAAACAAGATGATATTGTTTTGTCTACCACAAGCAGTACAAGTATTGGTGGCAAAATGGAGTTTGAATTAACATACACTGGTAACGGGGATAAAACTTCCAATGCGTCAACACAAACAAAAGAAGTAAATGTTCCAGAAAACTTTAATCCATATCAAACTAACATCAAACATCAACAAGGTGTCGCTAATTCTTTGAAAAGCAAAATAGATGAATCAAGAATTTCAGGTGAAGTTTTAGTAAATAATAAAAGTTTCGGTTGAAATTGAGATGACGATAAGTTTATAGCATATGACGGGTTAGGTAATTATAATAACTACAAACCTGTGAATAATAAATATAAAGTCGTTTGAGAAAATATTAGTCAAGACCCTCAAGCACCTTATTGAGTAGTTACTTCTATCAAATGTTTTAATGAAAATGGAAAACAATTTTACAATATTTACTAA
- a CDS encoding ATP-binding cassette domain-containing protein: MIEIKNITKKYGNKVALNDVSLNISKGENVAIIGANGSGKSTLVEIISGIQKPSSGSVKMSKNIDDIIGIQFQEGNWPTKTRPLDLIKFFKGQKWSEDKYVADIFEIFEIEEIYKRDINKLSLGQRQRLNCFLAIINDPSLVVIDELITGLDLRIHLKLLSFFEKMKESKEKTLLIVSHIPDEIETLCDRLIVMKDGSIYEDIKLNKVIDEHKTVKNFLENHFRNSKVQNEIKN, from the coding sequence TTGATTGAAATTAAAAATATTACAAAAAAATACGGAAATAAGGTTGCCTTGAATGATGTATCATTAAATATTTCTAAAGGTGAAAATGTAGCGATAATTGGCGCAAACGGTAGTGGTAAGTCAACCCTTGTAGAAATTATTTCCGGAATCCAAAAACCTTCAAGCGGTAGTGTAAAAATGTCTAAAAATATAGACGACATAATCGGTATACAGTTTCAGGAAGGTAACTGGCCGACAAAAACAAGACCTTTAGATTTAATAAAGTTTTTTAAAGGGCAAAAATGATCAGAGGATAAGTATGTTGCAGACATTTTTGAAATCTTTGAAATTGAAGAAATCTATAAACGCGATATTAATAAACTTTCACTAGGTCAAAGACAAAGGTTAAATTGCTTTTTAGCAATTATTAACGATCCATCATTGGTTGTTATAGATGAACTTATAACTGGTCTTGATTTGAGAATACATTTAAAACTTCTTTCATTTTTTGAAAAGATGAAAGAAAGTAAAGAGAAAACTTTATTAATAGTTTCTCATATACCTGACGAAATTGAAACCTTGTGCGATAGATTGATTGTTATGAAGGATGGGAGCATTTACGAAGATATAAAATTAAATAAGGTTATTGACGAGCACAAAACAGTAAAAAACTTTTTAGAAAATCATTTTAGAAATTCGAAGGTACAAAATGAAATCAAAAATTAA